A single Micromonospora sp. CCTCC AA 2012012 DNA region contains:
- a CDS encoding phytanoyl-CoA dioxygenase family protein codes for MSLTADDLSTFTTKGLVVKRNFVPAHLIDCATALVTDWYRTDLDQRRLAEFTQRTFAPHLSDHQDLLALFAQSGVAGLAGELLGDVAPVATTQIQIRVPERDCGQAQPEKAMHVDGVACPHLDPAELRTFSLLVGVVLSNISDPAGGALRYVIGGHLRMAEWFRTQWSLGVTAQVPPHIDAEQGTPLLGKPGDVLLMHHLVPHAVGRNLTPHPRIMAYFRVSHVRHASRRLDALRDPWLDFPPLAARVR; via the coding sequence ATGTCCCTCACCGCTGACGATCTGTCCACCTTCACCACCAAGGGATTGGTCGTCAAACGCAACTTCGTTCCGGCGCACTTGATTGACTGCGCGACGGCGCTGGTAACCGACTGGTACCGCACCGACTTAGATCAACGCCGGCTCGCTGAGTTCACGCAGCGGACCTTCGCCCCGCACCTGAGCGACCATCAGGACCTGCTCGCGCTGTTCGCTCAGTCCGGTGTGGCCGGGCTCGCAGGCGAACTCCTTGGCGACGTGGCACCGGTGGCCACTACGCAGATCCAGATCCGCGTTCCGGAACGCGACTGTGGCCAGGCGCAGCCCGAAAAGGCCATGCACGTGGACGGCGTCGCTTGCCCACACCTTGACCCCGCCGAACTACGCACCTTCTCGCTTCTCGTGGGTGTCGTGCTTTCCAACATCAGCGACCCAGCCGGTGGCGCCCTGCGTTACGTCATCGGCGGACACCTGCGGATGGCGGAGTGGTTCCGGACTCAGTGGTCGCTAGGCGTCACCGCCCAAGTGCCCCCGCACATCGATGCCGAGCAGGGTACCCCGCTACTCGGCAAGCCCGGTGATGTACTGCTGATGCACCACTTGGTCCCTCACGCCGTTGGCCGCAACTTGACCCCCCACCCGCGGATCATGGCCTACTTCCGGGTATCCCACGTGCGCCATGCCAGCCGCCGTCTCGACGCGCTTCGCGACCCGTGGCTCGACTTCCCGCCACTTGCCGCTCGAGTGCGATAG
- a CDS encoding creatininase family protein: MNRWYGSLPAPEIATQLTEKSVLCLPIGSYEQHGPHLPLHTDTVIATQFTNRLIDRYGNQHDLWALPALPYGLSMEHSWALGTVSLRIGALATLLNAIVGEFARATPARRLLIVNGHGGNRGVLEAVGYELQATHQVRVCIIHPSSLSTADATSAPPEIHAGVKETSIMLTLAPNDVHLNRLPETFADDPARHNETQRLILDRGTTWPWSSGDDRIASLGIIGGDPRLASAELGEAIISSALDASDQVLQHL, translated from the coding sequence ATGAACCGTTGGTACGGATCGCTCCCCGCGCCGGAGATCGCGACGCAGCTAACCGAGAAATCGGTCCTGTGTCTGCCGATCGGCTCATATGAACAGCACGGCCCGCACTTGCCCCTGCACACCGACACCGTCATCGCCACGCAATTCACCAACCGTCTCATCGACCGCTACGGCAACCAACACGACCTCTGGGCGCTCCCCGCGCTGCCGTACGGCCTTTCTATGGAGCATTCGTGGGCGCTCGGCACCGTCTCCCTCAGGATCGGCGCACTTGCGACCTTGCTCAATGCCATCGTTGGTGAGTTCGCGCGAGCCACCCCAGCCCGTCGGCTGCTCATCGTCAACGGGCACGGCGGCAACCGCGGCGTACTCGAGGCAGTTGGCTACGAACTGCAGGCCACGCATCAGGTGCGGGTCTGCATCATCCACCCCAGCTCACTCTCTACCGCAGACGCGACGTCGGCCCCGCCGGAGATCCACGCCGGCGTGAAAGAGACCAGCATCATGCTGACCCTCGCCCCCAACGACGTGCACCTGAATCGACTACCCGAGACGTTCGCCGACGACCCGGCCCGTCACAACGAAACCCAGCGACTCATCCTCGACCGCGGAACCACGTGGCCGTGGAGTTCGGGCGATGACCGCATCGCCAGCCTCGGCATCATTGGCGGTGACCCGCGGCTGGCCTCCGCCGAACTGGGGGAAGCCATCATCTCCAGCGCCCTGGACGCATCCGATCAGGTTCTACAACATCTGTAG
- a CDS encoding class I SAM-dependent methyltransferase has protein sequence MIMGLFHGTVGFYRQYRPGIPATVADVLDAAVPTGEPRRLLDVGTGTGLVVEALLGRFDDIIAIDNDPDMLAAAEDALRPQLPADAQLRLQEVTAEEFTPPAGWQAELVTICRAFHWLDQAAILTRLDAQVSPDGAVAIFGDNSFWTATSDWKAAIRAVIQDFLGEQRRAGERTFQHHNRPYSEIMRESPFSQVEEHTVPVNRTWTADSVLGYLHSTSFAAPQLFGDRLGEFDSAVRATLARYSDTDTFAEDNEFLIRIGRRERA, from the coding sequence ATGATCATGGGTCTGTTTCACGGAACCGTCGGTTTCTACCGGCAGTACCGGCCCGGCATCCCGGCGACCGTGGCCGACGTGTTGGATGCCGCGGTCCCTACCGGTGAGCCGCGGCGCCTACTCGACGTAGGCACCGGCACCGGCCTCGTGGTAGAGGCTCTGCTCGGCCGTTTCGATGACATCATCGCCATCGACAACGACCCAGACATGCTCGCCGCTGCCGAAGACGCGCTCCGCCCGCAGCTACCCGCAGACGCTCAGCTGCGGCTGCAGGAGGTCACGGCGGAGGAGTTCACACCACCGGCGGGATGGCAGGCCGAACTGGTGACGATCTGCCGAGCGTTCCACTGGCTCGACCAGGCCGCGATCCTGACCCGATTGGACGCGCAGGTCAGCCCGGACGGCGCGGTCGCGATCTTCGGCGACAACAGTTTCTGGACCGCTACCAGCGACTGGAAGGCCGCAATCCGCGCGGTCATCCAGGACTTCCTCGGCGAGCAGCGTCGCGCTGGCGAACGCACGTTCCAGCATCACAACCGCCCGTACAGCGAAATCATGCGTGAGTCGCCGTTCAGCCAGGTCGAGGAGCACACTGTGCCCGTCAACCGGACCTGGACCGCCGACAGCGTCCTTGGGTACCTGCACTCCACCTCGTTCGCCGCGCCACAACTGTTTGGCGACCGACTCGGCGAGTTCGACAGCGCTGTCCGTGCCACCCTTGCCCGATACAGCGACACCGACACCTTCGCCGAGGACAACGAGTTCCTCATCCGCATCGGCCGGCGAGAACGGGCATGA
- a CDS encoding HAD family hydrolase codes for MATILAKASPLKPADARSIIRQQLYTRASIDPAVIAEVCDALQIPVSAFPTPTKSPPAQLLPGAGAALRTMSRHATIVTLSNASCLEADTDRLRTLLSPWVTDYFPSCRTGYAKPDPAAFHCVATACQSSPANMVHIGDDWDCDVIGARTAGTTVIWVSNGRPVPQPERLDDVDLLVAADLTAASQHLTELATWR; via the coding sequence GTGGCCACGATCTTGGCGAAGGCTTCGCCGCTCAAGCCCGCCGACGCGCGCTCGATCATCCGCCAGCAGCTGTACACCCGAGCCTCGATCGATCCCGCAGTCATTGCGGAGGTCTGCGATGCGCTGCAGATCCCCGTGAGCGCCTTCCCGACACCCACCAAGTCGCCCCCGGCGCAGCTCCTGCCAGGGGCAGGAGCGGCACTGCGGACTATGAGTCGGCACGCCACCATCGTCACGTTGTCGAATGCGAGCTGCCTGGAGGCCGATACTGACCGTTTGCGGACCCTGCTGTCTCCGTGGGTGACCGACTACTTCCCCTCCTGTCGGACCGGCTACGCCAAACCCGATCCAGCCGCTTTCCATTGCGTGGCCACCGCGTGCCAAAGCAGCCCGGCGAATATGGTGCACATCGGCGACGACTGGGATTGTGACGTCATCGGTGCCCGAACTGCCGGCACGACCGTCATCTGGGTGTCGAACGGACGACCAGTGCCCCAGCCCGAACGGCTCGACGACGTTGACCTGCTCGTGGCAGCTGATCTCACCGCCGCCAGCCAGCACCTCACCGAACTCGCTACATGGAGATGA
- a CDS encoding enolase C-terminal domain-like protein — translation MSLYASWLSLDVTNGIPVAAVERVNRDGWQFTKWGLRKNPATDDRKAEAVRLAVAVRAMEAALRRDAAFDAVFTWDPELASLFLDELDPASLRWLEDPLPQCDLNTYGALAMNIPLALGERLLVHADAAAILRLKLQAFTLDVVACGGLTRAVDLVTAAQTLGVPVYPHGRSFVPAVHLAAAYPNAITAVEYRLHWEPVRQRRYAQPWLPSHGVITVPKSPGLGATPRSC, via the coding sequence GTGTCGCTCTACGCCTCATGGCTGAGCCTCGACGTAACAAATGGCATACCCGTCGCGGCCGTCGAGCGCGTCAACCGCGACGGATGGCAATTTACGAAATGGGGCCTGCGCAAGAATCCAGCAACCGACGACCGCAAGGCGGAGGCCGTCCGGCTCGCCGTGGCGGTACGGGCGATGGAGGCAGCGCTCAGGCGGGACGCCGCATTCGACGCCGTCTTCACCTGGGATCCCGAACTCGCCTCCCTGTTCCTCGATGAGCTGGACCCGGCTTCGTTGCGCTGGCTGGAGGACCCACTACCACAATGTGATCTCAACACGTATGGGGCATTGGCGATGAACATCCCGTTGGCCCTCGGTGAACGGCTTCTCGTGCATGCCGACGCTGCGGCGATTCTCCGACTCAAGCTACAGGCGTTCACACTTGACGTGGTGGCGTGCGGCGGACTCACACGCGCGGTCGACCTGGTGACCGCGGCGCAAACGCTCGGCGTGCCGGTCTACCCGCACGGCCGCTCATTTGTTCCGGCCGTTCACCTCGCCGCTGCCTATCCGAATGCGATCACCGCGGTCGAGTACCGGTTGCATTGGGAACCGGTACGGCAGCGAAGGTATGCACAGCCTTGGCTGCCCTCACACGGAGTGATCACCGTTCCCAAGTCTCCGGGCTTGGGCGCCACGCCGAGGAGTTGCTGA
- a CDS encoding phosphoketolase family protein: MSVDFAHLADALWRALTYLSVAQLHLRSNVLAVDCLDESDVKPRPAGHWGTVPGTAWVLAHAGLAAGCGIGVQLVPILGAGHAGVVQRALAWMTGDIAKMDPRYGRDADGLAALAAAFPDGDALGSEVHPELPAGAYMGGWLGGAFAFAQGLALDHPNRVVVPIIGDGECETPTAAASWLAHRALSGSRVLPVVHLNGHRMGGPSLLGGMSDEEVSAYARGLGWEPVVVEVGTGAGLVEHAEFHRVLVAGVEATANGAQRVVFLRCVKGWSGPIGEHKTPLTNLTGDPCQLAALRAWLSSYRPSELFDADAHPLGALASALDLIDVGSVVPDTPPLPPSAPAAGRGFATEVTAVLRAHAATGHLKVFSPDELRSNRLGDLEGEAWTHEVLAEEVLLGWAAGWTAAGHRGLIVSYEAFASLLLTGLVGQLKQRRLIKHALPSINLLLTSYGWHNVYSHGDPSLITALLATGDPAVRVFTPADSGRVAVALDEALRSTGRVNVIVAGKHTTMTHPRETIDEERHCGLAVWHHLSDQGEPDLTLVCAGDLAAAVVTDAVAGIRSCSGFRIRVVNVHDLAALADPDLHHYLGSHAAVLIVTLGHAAAIWGLLGGRLNRDVDVIGWAEPSVPMPQERLAAHAGFDVAGVTSASEALLAKRKR, from the coding sequence GTGTCGGTGGATTTCGCCCATCTTGCGGATGCCCTTTGGCGGGCGCTCACGTACCTGTCGGTTGCACAGCTTCACCTTCGGTCGAACGTGCTCGCTGTCGACTGCCTTGACGAGTCCGACGTTAAGCCGCGCCCGGCAGGTCATTGGGGCACAGTGCCCGGCACGGCTTGGGTGCTAGCGCATGCCGGCCTCGCCGCAGGCTGCGGCATCGGTGTGCAGTTAGTTCCAATTCTGGGAGCCGGCCATGCTGGTGTCGTCCAGCGTGCATTGGCCTGGATGACTGGCGACATCGCCAAAATGGATCCACGGTACGGGCGCGACGCTGATGGGCTGGCGGCGCTGGCTGCGGCGTTCCCGGACGGAGACGCGCTCGGCTCGGAGGTTCATCCCGAGTTGCCGGCCGGTGCGTATATGGGCGGGTGGCTCGGAGGCGCGTTCGCCTTCGCCCAGGGCCTGGCGCTGGACCACCCGAACCGTGTCGTCGTGCCGATCATCGGTGACGGTGAATGCGAGACACCGACCGCAGCGGCGTCCTGGCTGGCACACCGCGCGCTATCCGGCAGCAGGGTGCTACCGGTCGTACATCTCAACGGCCATCGAATGGGCGGCCCGTCGCTGCTGGGTGGCATGAGCGACGAGGAGGTGAGCGCTTACGCACGCGGTCTGGGCTGGGAGCCGGTCGTCGTAGAAGTTGGGACAGGCGCCGGTTTGGTCGAGCATGCCGAGTTTCACCGGGTCCTCGTGGCCGGCGTCGAGGCAACCGCAAATGGAGCACAGCGTGTGGTATTCCTACGCTGCGTGAAGGGCTGGTCCGGCCCCATTGGGGAGCACAAAACACCGCTCACAAACCTCACTGGCGATCCCTGTCAGCTGGCGGCGCTGCGTGCCTGGCTGTCGTCCTACCGGCCCAGCGAACTGTTCGACGCCGACGCTCATCCCCTTGGTGCGCTCGCGTCCGCGCTGGACCTCATTGACGTTGGCAGCGTGGTACCGGACACCCCGCCGTTGCCTCCGTCAGCACCGGCAGCGGGCAGGGGTTTCGCAACGGAGGTAACCGCGGTTCTGCGGGCGCACGCCGCAACCGGCCACCTCAAGGTCTTCAGCCCGGACGAACTGCGGTCGAACCGGCTGGGCGACCTGGAGGGCGAAGCTTGGACGCATGAGGTGCTTGCTGAGGAAGTGCTCCTCGGCTGGGCTGCCGGGTGGACGGCGGCAGGCCATCGCGGCCTGATTGTCTCGTACGAGGCATTCGCTTCGCTGTTGCTGACCGGATTGGTCGGGCAGCTCAAGCAACGGCGGCTCATCAAGCATGCCTTGCCGAGCATCAACCTGCTGTTGACCTCGTATGGCTGGCACAACGTGTACAGCCACGGAGACCCTTCCCTGATCACGGCGCTGTTAGCGACGGGCGACCCGGCCGTACGCGTTTTCACACCCGCCGACTCAGGCCGGGTCGCTGTCGCACTCGATGAGGCGTTACGGTCAACGGGGCGCGTCAATGTCATCGTCGCTGGCAAGCACACCACCATGACCCACCCCCGGGAGACGATCGATGAAGAGCGTCACTGCGGCCTGGCGGTCTGGCACCACCTGAGCGACCAGGGCGAGCCAGACCTGACGCTCGTGTGCGCCGGCGATCTGGCCGCGGCGGTGGTCACCGACGCCGTTGCGGGGATCCGCAGCTGCTCTGGTTTTCGGATCCGGGTGGTCAACGTCCACGACCTGGCGGCGCTTGCAGACCCGGACCTGCATCACTACCTCGGAAGTCACGCCGCCGTCCTCATCGTGACGCTAGGGCACGCGGCCGCGATCTGGGGGCTGCTCGGCGGTCGGCTGAACCGCGACGTTGACGTAATCGGCTGGGCCGAGCCGTCGGTCCCGATGCCACAGGAGAGGCTGGCGGCGCACGCCGGGTTCGATGTCGCCGGCGTTACCTCGGCGTCCGAGGCCCTACTAGCCAAACGGAAGCGCTGA
- a CDS encoding phosphotransferase family protein, whose amino-acid sequence MFVEARTRPALAEVCRRLELSDADAVLIRHHTNAVYAVGDVVVKIAPAEFGVERMSAVVAVVRWLVGQGFPTVGLSSRLPQPMLVGEHAVTVWQRLDPANDTPVTMAELGTLLRQLHALPAPPVSLPTLEPVDSIRRSVQRSTILTARDRDLLLKRLEPLAARWREMSFPRGASLIQSDPQTRNALRRFDGTPVLSDWDGAAVGPREWDLATVAVHCRRFTPPGPAAFSDFTATYGWDVTSWRGFEELCQLRELQMIATNARKSRPGTDAEAEVLRRIIALRRGDQEVVRWRIL is encoded by the coding sequence ATGTTCGTCGAAGCGCGAACACGTCCGGCGCTCGCCGAGGTGTGTCGTCGCCTGGAGCTGTCCGACGCCGACGCTGTCCTGATCCGGCATCACACGAACGCGGTGTACGCGGTCGGCGACGTGGTGGTCAAGATCGCTCCGGCGGAATTCGGCGTGGAGCGTATGAGTGCCGTGGTGGCCGTCGTGCGGTGGCTGGTTGGTCAGGGGTTCCCAACTGTTGGCCTCAGCTCGCGCCTGCCTCAACCCATGCTGGTGGGCGAGCATGCCGTGACTGTCTGGCAGCGGCTCGATCCGGCGAACGACACTCCGGTGACAATGGCCGAGTTGGGTACTCTGCTCCGGCAGTTGCACGCCCTGCCGGCTCCTCCGGTGAGCCTGCCGACCTTGGAGCCGGTGGACAGCATCCGACGGTCAGTGCAAAGGTCGACCATCCTCACCGCGAGGGACCGTGACCTGCTGCTGAAGCGTCTCGAACCACTCGCGGCCCGCTGGCGTGAGATGAGCTTTCCTCGGGGCGCGAGCCTGATCCAGTCCGATCCCCAGACGCGCAACGCACTACGCCGCTTCGACGGCACGCCAGTACTTTCCGACTGGGACGGCGCCGCCGTCGGTCCGCGGGAATGGGACCTGGCCACCGTCGCTGTGCACTGTCGCCGATTTACCCCACCGGGCCCTGCCGCCTTCTCTGACTTCACCGCTACATACGGCTGGGATGTCACCTCGTGGCGCGGCTTCGAGGAGTTGTGCCAACTCCGCGAACTACAGATGATCGCCACCAACGCCCGCAAGTCCCGTCCCGGCACCGATGCCGAGGCCGAGGTGCTCCGCCGCATCATCGCCCTCAGACGGGGCGACCAGGAAGTCGTCCGGTGGCGCATCCTCTAA
- a CDS encoding HD domain-containing protein, which produces MSDLTANAKDLAAGLLDFPQMARRWAHVQGVGERATELTSTVVPADRDLLVAAAWLHDVGYAPDLVDTGLHSLDGARYLRRNGYPLRLVGLVAHHTCARIEAAERGLADQLAVFPLEEGPLMDALVTADLTVGPQGQRLEVAERIEEILHRYPPQSPVHRAIQRAEPLLKAHARRTLGRLDADEQPPP; this is translated from the coding sequence GTGTCTGACCTAACGGCCAACGCCAAGGACCTTGCTGCTGGTCTTCTCGACTTCCCACAGATGGCCCGGCGTTGGGCTCACGTCCAGGGTGTCGGCGAGCGGGCCACGGAACTCACGAGCACGGTGGTGCCAGCCGATCGTGACCTGCTGGTGGCAGCCGCCTGGCTACACGACGTTGGTTATGCGCCTGACCTCGTGGACACCGGCCTACACTCCCTCGACGGCGCCCGATACCTGAGACGTAACGGCTACCCGCTGCGGCTCGTCGGGCTGGTCGCCCATCACACCTGCGCCCGCATCGAAGCGGCTGAGCGCGGCCTGGCGGACCAACTCGCGGTCTTTCCGCTCGAAGAGGGACCCCTGATGGACGCGCTCGTCACTGCAGACCTCACGGTCGGACCGCAGGGACAACGTCTCGAGGTCGCCGAGCGCATCGAGGAAATCCTTCACCGGTATCCTCCGCAGAGCCCCGTTCATCGGGCGATCCAGCGAGCAGAGCCACTTCTCAAGGCGCATGCCCGCCGAACACTGGGTCGGCTCGACGCCGACGAGCAACCCCCTCCGTGA
- a CDS encoding NUDIX hydrolase — protein sequence MPRRDFFNDPDAPKANSVVPSVVAAVRNEQGELLMIHRTDNNLWALPGGGHDIGESISDTVVREVREETGIEVEVTGLVGTYTNPHHVMAYDDGEVRQQFSLCFTARPVGGNLRTSSESRQVRWVDPAELDQLDIHPSMRLRIDHALDGRTAPYIG from the coding sequence ATGCCACGCCGCGACTTCTTCAACGACCCTGACGCCCCTAAAGCCAACAGCGTGGTGCCGTCGGTGGTCGCGGCGGTTCGTAACGAGCAGGGCGAGTTGTTGATGATCCACCGCACCGACAACAACCTGTGGGCTCTTCCTGGCGGCGGACACGACATCGGTGAGTCGATCTCTGACACGGTAGTGCGGGAGGTGCGCGAGGAGACGGGCATCGAGGTGGAGGTCACGGGCCTGGTCGGCACGTACACCAATCCCCATCATGTGATGGCCTACGACGACGGTGAGGTGCGCCAGCAATTCTCGCTGTGCTTCACCGCCAGACCTGTCGGTGGGAATCTGAGGACCTCCAGCGAGTCGCGTCAGGTCCGCTGGGTAGATCCCGCCGAACTCGACCAGTTGGACATCCATCCCTCAATGCGACTGCGTATCGACCACGCCCTCGACGGTCGGACCGCGCCGTATATCGGCTGA
- a CDS encoding DUF5919 domain-containing protein: MSARELTTQRCAELLGVDPKTVERWITRDRVPHRAHRVAAADLLGVDETYLWPSVVDDLRTVSAGRAEMVEFYPSRSAVPLELWRSLIQQARESVDILVFAGLFLPELHDITQLGERARQGCRIRVLLADPNGAAVRRRGDEEGFGVGLAHRVLLSLRYYEPILAIPGVEVRLHDTTLYASIFRVDETMLVNTHVYGSTAAHNPVLHLRRVPGGRVVDHYLTSFDRVWTHAKRTSDINAVIAAFDGR, translated from the coding sequence GTGTCAGCAAGAGAGCTGACTACTCAGCGCTGCGCAGAGCTGCTCGGGGTCGATCCGAAGACCGTGGAGCGCTGGATCACCCGTGATCGCGTTCCGCACCGCGCTCACCGCGTTGCGGCTGCAGACCTGCTGGGTGTAGACGAGACATATCTGTGGCCGTCGGTGGTGGACGATCTCAGGACGGTGTCCGCAGGGCGTGCCGAGATGGTTGAGTTCTATCCGTCCAGGTCGGCGGTGCCGCTGGAGCTGTGGAGGTCGCTGATCCAGCAGGCGCGGGAGTCGGTCGACATCCTCGTCTTCGCCGGGTTGTTTCTGCCCGAGCTTCACGACATCACCCAACTCGGTGAGCGAGCCCGCCAAGGCTGCCGAATACGGGTCCTGCTGGCCGATCCGAATGGTGCCGCAGTGCGTCGCCGGGGAGACGAAGAGGGCTTCGGGGTTGGGCTGGCCCACCGGGTGCTGCTGAGCCTGCGTTACTACGAGCCCATCCTGGCCATCCCTGGCGTGGAGGTCCGGCTGCACGACACGACGTTGTACGCGTCCATCTTCAGGGTGGACGAAACCATGCTGGTCAACACCCACGTGTACGGATCTACTGCTGCTCACAACCCGGTGTTACACCTACGGCGCGTGCCTGGCGGCCGAGTCGTTGACCACTACCTCACCAGCTTTGACCGGGTTTGGACCCATGCTAAGCGCACCTCGGACATCAACGCGGTGATCGCCGCGTTCGACGGGAGATGA
- a CDS encoding helix-turn-helix domain-containing protein, with translation MALNTGTTTTAAVREQTTRYPEWQAHGQTDPSWWIDGHLGGRSLAELLRQRDIGSLFRFLKSRGWSQAAIAAATGTTENQVRAVIQGRQRVTSYDVLERIAERLDIPRGLMGLAYEK, from the coding sequence ATGGCCCTGAACACCGGCACCACCACGACCGCTGCGGTGAGGGAGCAGACCACGAGGTATCCGGAGTGGCAGGCCCACGGCCAGACCGATCCGAGCTGGTGGATCGACGGGCACCTCGGTGGCCGGTCACTTGCCGAACTGCTGCGTCAGCGTGACATCGGGTCCCTGTTCCGCTTCCTCAAATCGCGGGGATGGAGCCAGGCGGCGATCGCCGCAGCCACCGGAACCACGGAAAACCAGGTTCGAGCGGTCATTCAGGGGCGCCAACGAGTCACCTCCTATGACGTGCTCGAACGGATCGCCGAAAGACTCGACATCCCACGGGGTCTGATGGGGCTCGCGTACGAGAAGTGA
- a CDS encoding APC family permease, whose amino-acid sequence MYEQSELERYGYRQELARQLRFRDLLAYGLVYMVPIAPMAIFGSVYAGSGGMVALAYAVGVVALVFTAFSYAQMVKAFPMSGSVYNYAGRGISAPVGFLAGWVILLDYVLVPGLLYLVASVAMHATVPAVPVWVWLLGFVAVNTVVNSVGIRMTAVVTRVMLVGELIVLAVFLAVAGWALASGRGRFSWDAFYNSDTFTWSLVAGAVSIAVLSFLGFDGISMLAEETKGGSRQIGRAMAAVLVLAGVLFIAQTWLAAMLVPEPASLLSAGDPNGTAFYDAAQVAGGGWLATLCAVATAIAWGLPNSMVAQVATSRLLYAMARDRQLPAFLAKVSIRRNVPLNATLLTGAVSLALGLYMATRADGITLLSSLINFGAMVAFLVLHVSVVVHHLIRRRSGNWWAHLVMPGIGFVILAYVVVNANIAAQRLGLAWLALGVVVLAGLYLSGRRPALSGLAPAQPQARHVERV is encoded by the coding sequence GTGTACGAACAGAGCGAGCTTGAGCGTTACGGCTATCGCCAGGAGTTGGCGCGCCAGCTTCGATTTCGGGACCTGCTGGCCTACGGGCTGGTGTACATGGTGCCGATCGCGCCGATGGCGATCTTCGGCAGCGTGTACGCCGGCTCCGGCGGGATGGTGGCCCTGGCGTACGCGGTTGGTGTGGTGGCGTTGGTGTTCACCGCGTTCTCCTACGCCCAGATGGTGAAGGCGTTCCCCATGTCGGGCAGTGTCTACAACTACGCCGGCCGAGGCATCAGCGCGCCGGTCGGGTTCCTGGCTGGCTGGGTGATCCTGCTCGACTACGTGCTCGTGCCGGGTCTGCTGTATCTGGTGGCGTCGGTGGCGATGCACGCCACCGTGCCTGCGGTGCCGGTGTGGGTGTGGTTGCTCGGGTTCGTCGCGGTCAATACGGTCGTCAACTCGGTGGGGATCCGTATGACCGCCGTGGTGACCCGGGTGATGCTCGTCGGCGAGTTGATCGTCCTGGCGGTCTTCCTCGCGGTCGCCGGTTGGGCTCTCGCCTCGGGCAGGGGCCGGTTCAGCTGGGACGCGTTCTACAACTCCGACACGTTCACCTGGTCTCTCGTGGCGGGCGCCGTGTCGATCGCGGTGCTGTCCTTCCTCGGCTTCGACGGGATCAGCATGCTGGCGGAGGAGACCAAGGGCGGTTCCCGGCAGATCGGCCGGGCGATGGCCGCCGTCCTCGTCCTGGCCGGCGTGCTGTTCATCGCCCAGACTTGGCTGGCCGCGATGCTCGTCCCCGAGCCGGCCTCGCTGCTCAGTGCCGGTGATCCGAACGGCACCGCCTTCTACGATGCCGCGCAGGTGGCTGGCGGAGGCTGGCTGGCGACGTTGTGCGCGGTCGCGACCGCGATCGCGTGGGGCCTGCCGAACTCGATGGTCGCCCAGGTCGCCACGTCCCGGCTGCTGTACGCGATGGCCCGGGACCGGCAGCTTCCCGCCTTCTTGGCGAAGGTGTCGATCCGCCGCAACGTGCCCCTCAACGCCACCCTGCTCACCGGCGCCGTCTCCCTCGCCCTCGGCCTGTACATGGCCACCCGCGCCGACGGGATCACGCTGCTGTCGTCGCTGATCAATTTCGGGGCGATGGTCGCGTTCCTGGTCCTGCACGTCTCCGTCGTTGTGCACCACCTCATCCGCCGACGTAGCGGCAACTGGTGGGCGCACCTGGTCATGCCTGGTATCGGCTTCGTGATCCTCGCCTACGTGGTGGTCAACGCGAACATCGCCGCGCAGCGGCTCGGTCTGGCCTGGCTCGCCCTCGGCGTGGTCGTGCTCGCCGGCCTGTACCTGTCCGGCCGCAGACCCGCCCTGTCGGGTCTGGCGCCCGCGCAGCCGCAGGCCCGCCACGTCGAGCGGGTGTGA